The sequence attccatttctccccctaacttgagccaccacctggcatttgcccctaattttcaggtatgctaAAAAATACCCCTTTTCCGTCAATtcaccttatagaaatgcccttgctgtccggtcaaagggctttgaccgtctgGTGAATAGTAAcatggtgaacagtaaattcaaaaaatagcacaaaaatcaaaaaaatctgaaattttgtgggatcgaagatactcaagggcgcaaggtgcgtgcaaatttttgggctatttggacattccaggaaCTCGTGGCAAAGGAAAAAATATAAATCTATAggctgtgaacagtaaattcaaaaacaatagcaagaaaattttaaaaaatatgaattttttggcatcaaagaggcttgggtgcgcaaggtgcttgcaaatttttgtgatcaaatgacatgcaAGGTGCTCTAGCaaaaaaaatagtgcatttttcaaagtttttttctgcgccaaattttgtttttttctccatgAGCTCCTATAGTGtcgaaacacaacaaaaatttgcacgcaccttgcgcaccccagcctctttgatgccaaatttttttaatatttttttgaattttctagcTATTGTTTATGAATTTATTGTTCACATCATGCATTTTAAAGTTTTTCCTTTGACACGACCTGCTGGAATGTCCAAACTACgtgaaaatttgcacgcaccttgatCCCTTGAGTATCTGCggtcccacaaaatttcagatttttttgattttttttttttgctattttttccgAATTTACTGTTCACCAGGCGGTCAAAttcctttgaccggacggtaacggcacagaagggcatttctgtaaggtgacttgacggaaaaggggtatttttgagcatacctgaaaattaggggcaaatgctaggtggtggctcaagttagggggagaaatggaattgtcccaaTAATTAAATGCTCTTTAAGTCATAAACAAATACAAAGTACTTATTTAAAGTGCCAAATTATTTATGGCAGAGATATAGTTAGTAATATTATTTTAGGTTTAACTTTTGCATTTCATAACAGTAAAGTAAAGTAAAACAGTAAAGGAAAATTATATAAAAAGAAAaggtaaaaataaaacaaacaaaaggaaaatagaaaaaaagggggaaaacccacttggccaactggcccagccggcCTCCTCGCTCCCCTTAACCCCACCCGCGCGAAACCCTCGCTCNNNNNNNNNNTCTCTCGCTCGCCGATGGCGCCATTCGTCGCCCCGAGCCCCGTCGTCAACCCCGTCGTCGGTGCCGCCTTGCCGGACCGCCATCTCGCCCTTGCCACCCCGCCCGGGGCTACCTCGCCCCCGTGTCGCCGTCCCCAACGCCCCACGACTGCCCCGCCTTCACCGTTCGCTGAAATCGCGTCCTCGACCTCCCCCTCGATGGACTCCGTCAAGCCTCGCCGAACCGAACCCTGCATCAAACGTGAGCAGGAAACCCTCCCCCCACTCTTCTATGTCTCCCACATGCTCGCAGCCGAGCCGGTCATCGCGCTCACCATCGCGCTCCGGCCGCTCCAGGCCACGCTCTGGCCGCACGCACCTCCCCCACTGCCCCCCTGGGCAGTGCCCTCCATGACCTTGGTCGTCCCCTCGCCACGTCGCTCCGGCGCTCTGCCACGCCGTCGCCTGTCCCTTCCCATGCCTATGGCTGATCACCCACTCTGTCGGCGAGAGCCGGCCCTTTTCCCGCCGTTCCCCCATCTTTTCCCTCCATTTTCCCTTTGCTTCCCCGCCTCGCGCCCGCCATTCTCGTCTTTCTCCCCGCCATTCTCCTCCCCCCTCCCCGCCATCTGGTCGCCGCCACGCCATGCCGCTGAAGAAGTATTTGGCCCCCCACGCCGCTGCACGGCTGCCGATTCTGACCTGCTGAAGCAGAGTAAGCGAATGGCGACGATTGACGAAACCACTGGGCATGTCGAACATCGAGTGGAGGGGGGAGGTTCAGCTccgggaggctgtcaccaccgaccggcggaacaggctcAACGCCAAGAAAGCCCGAGACGCCGTTGCGGGAGCGGCAGCTGAGCAGGCAGAGGCATCTCGCGTAGGGGCGATGCATCCGCCCGGCGGCCACGGCCCGACGTGGAGCCAGCAGAGCGTTGCATCGCCGGTCAGCTTCACGCCGCCGGAATGTGGTTGCGCCCCCTCTCTTGGCTACTCCGATGGCATAACGTGCATGGTggattcaaccccaacatcacgtTTCCACATGGCCAGCGATCCTTTCCCGCCGGCCAGCGCACTCCCTTGCCCGCGTACACCGGCTCCAGTACCTCCCGTACAACTACTCGCTACTGGCTTATGCCGCCTCGCCGACCGAGCGGCTGCAATCGTCGATCAACCAGTGTCTCGCCGACGCCAAGACCCACGCCGCCAAGAGGGAGTAGAAGGTTGACGCGTGGTGGTCGGCGTGAATGAAGGCcggcgccgtcaagctcgacctactctgGACCAACGTCGCTGCGAAGAAGAGAAACACCGACCTGGCATTCTTGATGGGCGCGGACATGTCAACGATGGATGAGCAGGTCAAGGCATGGTACATGGCGGAGCGCGGTCTTATCTTGAACCAGATGCCATCGATGGCCACGCCTACGCCCATGCCTACACCTACGCCGCCGCCCAGCCCGAGGGATGATGACACGCCGACGCCGACCAGCCCGAGCCCGAGCACACCCACGGCAACGACGGTGCTGAGCACGCCCATGCTAGCCAGTCCCACGCCGGAGGAGCCCATTGTGATGCGCCTACGTGTCCTTCCTTTTGAACGCCAAACTTTCATATATTTTGATCGCCGAACTATGGCATGGTGATCGCCGAACTTTGTGGTTGATCGACGTTGATCGCCGAACCTGTGACGTTTTTTTGGCAGTTGGAAAAGACAAGATTGAATTCTATGTGCCTTGGGGCCGAAACCTGGGGGCACGGCTGAGAACTGGCTCGCCCCCAGGGCGAAAAACCCACCGGCACTTGCGCCAAAAGGCAATCGCCAGGTGCGCTGGGGTCcaaacgagtggagatgctcttacccgAGCCATTCCTGCCCACGACATATGATTGTcggcactctctctctctctctctttctctccctctctctctctctctctccctccctccctccctccctccccgtgGTATGGATACGGTCTCTTAAAACCCTTTGAACACATGAACTATAATCACACATGGTTCGGAGGAGGGAATGGCGTGCAAAGTATTTCAAGAGAGCAATCATGTGTGATGACAGGAGATCAAGTATTTCAAGAGCAGATCATCCACTTTTTTCGTATTATACAAAGTACGTTCCTTTCATGAAGTAGCTGAAATAATTATATGTGCAACCATTATGTTAGCACAAGGAAAAGAGCTATATGAGAGGTGCAAATTACATATCTTGCAATAACTTGGCTTGTTCTATACTCATTACATGATAACATTGAAGGTCGAGTGCCAACTATACTACATGATAACCAAGAGACCGGGAGTTCGAATCCTACCTGACTTCACCTGTTCCTCGAAGGTTTAAAATAAAAAACGAGCCGGGCCAGGGATAAAGGgatgttttttttttgaacatcagtacggacacaagcgctcatatacacgcgcatacactcacccctatgaacgcacacacgcacaccctacccctatgagcacctccgaaagactgagccggcatatcatcttgagatttgcgaagtcaccgtaggcgcctcgtcgtcgacgggaacgtctcctctcactgaatgTGCATCGCCGGTAATCCtcaaataaattcagaaataaatgcgagcaccaggatttgaaccctggtggactggggataccacagtccctctaaccatccaaccacaggttggttcgcagggATAAAGGGATGTGTGCGCCGGTTTGTGTCACGCTACTCCCCGTACTGTGTATACGTATACGGCGGGCTATCCACCATACATCTAAAAGTGCGTACGATTTGGCAAAGGTGTATATTCCCCTTTATATGTTAGGGGGTGTACCAAAGCggggcttgtattattttattcttTGAACACAATTGCACGTTTATTTGACCCGCTAATCCATCCAAAAAACCCGAAAATCGAACCATATATTATACACACTGTAGAGTAGGTTCTGAAAGCATCTCAGACTAGTAGACCGTCCTGCATGAGAGTATCCACCTGTGAGATTCGAGGCTGGATGAACTGGACATGCCGCAATAACCAAAGTTGTCCAGCTCAAACAGTGACACCAACGGTGGGACGACGAGAGGCGGAAAAGGTTGACGGACTCCACGTCTTCGCTGCAGACGCGGTCAGGCTTACCATAAGGGGTCAGAATTCATATGGGGTGCAACCGAAGTGTGTGGTGTGGATGTGAGGATATGAGGCTGTAAATGTGTTTCTAAACACCTAGGGCTTGAGCATCCGACTTGTAAACTCACGCTTCACATCTCAGACACCAAGCTCAAGCTAGACGGTTGCCCAGTTCTGCTCTCCTGATAGCACACAGGTGCCCTTTCTCTTCCCTGGTTTACTctcttcgtttttatttactctgcatattaactCTCGTGAGGACAGCAGAGCGTCTCTTCTGGCCTGGTCTCGCTGTTATCTATCTCTCTTTAATCATGTCATTTGGCTACTGTACAAGTTGTCGGGGGAAGCATAATCATCGTTTGCAAAATCCACTCTCTTTACCACCACGCACTTCTGTCATTGGAACGGTGTCAACTGCACCATGACACGGCCGTTTGGTGTCCAGGCGCTTATGCTTTTTTTTGAGGGTATGCAAATtacgtaccttagctttatagaaaaAAAGAAATAAGACATACAACAACGTCTATCACTTGTTGCGAACAACGAAGGCGACCAACTCCACACCCAGTTCGAACAAAGACAACCAAACACAACAACACAGCTACGACACAAACAGCCTCCCTCACTGCCGAGGGAACACGCCTAAAGCCATCACCTTCAACATCGACTACGAGCCACAACAACTTGCCAGGCGCTTATGCTCAACGGCCAGAACTTACAAGGCCAAATTAGCTCCTCTCTCGGGAACCTAACTTATCTTGTATGGCTTGACCTTTCAGTGAACAATTTCGCTGGCCCCTTACCTGTCTTTGGCCAGCTCCAACAAATTCAGACACTTTATCTATATAGCAACCATTTAAATGGGACAATTCCTGGTTCGCTTACCAACTGTTCCAACTTAACCAACTTAGATCTCTCGCTAGTGGGTGTAATTCCACCGGAATTACACATTCTTTCAAATATGGTCTATTTAAATTTCTCCAGAAACTCGCTAACAGGTGATATTCCTCTGAAACTATGCTTTCTTTCAAATTTGACCTACTTAGATCTCTCTGTAAACTTGTTAATGGGCCAAATTCCTCCTGAATTGGGCCTTCTTTCAAGTCTAATATACATCGATTTGGGATCAAATAAACGCGAGGGAAGAATTACTGATGAGCTTGGGAAATTGCCAAAATTGGAATACTTACTCCTAGGTGACAATAATCTTTCCGGTGAGCTCCCACATGCATGGCATCTTGAATATCACATCCCTCCAGCATTTAAGCTTGAAGTCAAATAAGCTAGGCACCGCATTGCCACCTAACATTGGCAACCTTCTGCGTAATCTCATAGAGCTTGTCTTATATAACAACTCGTTTGAAGGTCAAATCCCAACTTCCCTAGGCAATGCTCTACAGCTAGAAGAGATAAGTTTATCAACTAACAATTTCACCGCGCAGATCCCTATTTCTCTTGCAAATCTCTCAAATTTGAAACGTCTTTATTTGACGGGAAACCGCTTATCTGGACAAATACCCTAGGACATCAGGGAATTTAGGGGCCGTTTGGTACGGTCCTGGCTTACAAATTAGCAATTGTTGGCTATTTGCTTGGAAAGTTGTTGTGGACATTGGAGCCGTTTGGCAAACTGGCGTAGCAAAAAATCTGTAATCCCCCAGGATGGTGAGAGCCTGTTTATGTATTGTTTTTTTACCAGATTGTTTATGTATTGATTTTGTGGTAGTAGCTTATTTATGTACCGATTTAATGTTAAAAACCTGGTTTAGCCGTATTTCGGACATTGTTGAGATATTTCACTCGTTGTATGTAAGctaacataagggaaagttgtaGCTCTAATAATAACATAATGTATCTACCCAATGTTATTTTCGTTGGTCCTATATCACCAGCCGTGCATACAAAATACATTTAGGATGTGTTTGGTTCGGAGGAACGGCGTTTGATTCCTTCGCTTTTCAAAACAGTATTTAAATTCGATTGAGCTCCCACGTGACATCTTAAATCTTTCAGCTCACCAGTACTTAAGCTTGGAGTGAAATAAGCTAGGCAAGACATTGCCACCCAATATTGTCAACCTTCTACCTAATCTCATAGGGGTTTCCTTACATGACAACATGGTTGAAGGTCAAATGCCATCTTCCATAGGCAACGCTTCAGGGTTAGATATATTATATTTATCAAGTAACAATTTCACAGGGCAAATTCCTACTTCAGTTGGAACCTCTCAAATCTAACTCTTCTACGCCTTGAGTAAACCAGCTTGAAGCAACGGAAAACAGAGGTTGGGAATTCTTAAATGCACCGAGTAATTGTTGGTCTCGAAATCACTATCACTTGGAAATCCTTTATCAGGACAAATACCCTAGAGCATCGGAAAACAGAGAGGGTGTTCAGCTGGGCTGTTTGGCTAAACGTAAGCATTTACtagctgtttttttatttttttggacacCAGAGAAATCGAGAAGCCCGGTCTGAGATCATCGGAACCAAGAGAGAATCATCCGTGCTGTGGGATTTATGTGCAAAGATATTATTGACACCGAGAGGCTGCTATGGCTTGGATCCACGGGCATAGATACAGGCCTGGTAAGTTATCTTCTATCAGATATTTTGCAGGAGAACCATTTGCTCATCGCCAAGTGAAGGTCTTGCTTAGCATAGGCAATATGCATCTTATTTTAAGAAATTTGACGGAACTTTGTTGTAAAATGCTTTGTGTTCACAAATATAGTCATCATTATTTTGGACTCCAAACAAATGGATTTTATCTCAATGAAATAATAATAATGCCATGATCATACAGATTTTGGATGATGGAATTCGATTGTCATCTCTCGTAATATAATATTCTAGCTGGTTTTACTTATGTCTCATTCACACTCGTGACCGTTTGATCAGACGCCGAGATTCGTGTTATATGTTGTCAATAGCCTTGTCCAGCGACCGCGGTGACTATTTCTTACGCGAGCCAACAGCGACCTCTCGCGACGAGTAAACAGTGTCAGGTCGGCCCATTTTAgcgcatgaagattgaaaatatgGAGAAGAAATGGAGCGCCCCAAGGAAGCTTGCAGTTACTGGTTAGTAGAAGGATCGCGACCTACTAGACGTTATCTGAGCCGGgttttctctgttttttctttgttttttgttttcttttcttttcttcctttttccttctctgattttttttcttcatttttttgatttttccttttgtttctttttgtttttcattctaCATTCTTGTATACaagatcaattttttttcaaagacttgttcaacaattttcaaatacttattcaacagttttatatacatgatcaacatttcttcaaatactcgttcaacagttttcaaatacttgttcaacatttttttcaaatactcacTCAACATTTTTTTAGatacttgttcatcattttttaaatactcgttcaacattttttaatatttattcagcatttttaaaatattttttcagCATTTTAAATTCCtatttcaacatttttcaaatacctgtTCAATTTTTTAAATAAATGTTTAATATGTTCAAATAAttttttaacattttttgaaatactcgCTCCACAATtgttaatacttattcaacattttgcaaatactcgttcaacatttttttaattgtgttttttgtaatatatatatatatagattttttaaattataaaaaaattagaaaaggaaaaaaatgaaaacaaaaaacatgaaaaaggaaaggaaaaaataaaCAGGCTGGTGTATCCCCCGCGCATGGGCTGGCCCAAGTGGCATTTGCCTTTAGCGAGGGGTCGCCCCTGTCTCGCTTCACGCGAGGAATAGTCACGCCCTCCAGCGACACGGATGACCCCTTTATCTAAATCACTAACTAAGGAGTATTCCTTTCAAAGATCACTCCCACCCTtctaggttgtgacaagtggcgtgctgcatgtgcgccgcttgtcgcaacctgagagttttctctttttcgtagatctgtttattcaaaatgttttatctcttaaaccgtgcgtacAAATTTCGAATCCTTTTCACCtttggatttctcgcgtcgagatctgcaaaactagatcctatgttgatagattttaacgaactttttttcacgaaaaagcCAGACGAAATAACCAAACCGGGAGCGCTGTTCCCCTTTTTGGAAGCCGTTTCCGCGTGGCgcaaccgtgtctctcgcggaagcaaaaccgtgcctcccgCGAAAAAAACAAgcttttttcgttttcgagaggcacggtcatgcctcttgcagaagcaaaaccgtacttctcgcggaagcaaaatcatacctctggcggaagcaaaaacatgcctctcacgaaaggaaaaaaataaaatgcattttttttgTTTCCAAGAGGCATGGTCGTGTCTCTCATGAAagtaaaaccatgcctctcgcgaaagaaaaaagaaagagaaaacacgtttttttctgtTTCCGAAAGGTACGGccatgcctcttgcggaagcaaaatcgtgcctctcgcgaaaccaaaatcgtgcctctcacggaaaaaaaagtgaaaacgtgttttttttctcCATCTCCTAGAGGCACGGCCATGccactcgcggaagcaaaatcatgTTTCTCgtagaagcaaaaccgtgcctcttaaGGAATGAAAAAGAATGCGTTTTTTTGcacaaaaaattcagatcaaaCGACACATGGGAGTTGTTGGCTCTGTTGAACCTATGTGCAATTTTCAGATTTTGGGATTTCTTTTTCTTGCAAAATTTTGCAGAGTTATTGAAAGTCATCCGATCTGAGAATTCGACGGCCCAGGAGCCCATATAACGATAGCACCTGGGACTTGGTAGCACCGAATATTCTCCCGCTCGAAGCTATAGTAAAAGAGttttatttaggtatattttttATTCAGTCGCCTAGTTATTTTTGACGGTAGAGCTTCAAATACTGAAGCACACAATCTTGCTAAACACGCTGCTATGCTTGTTCAGGGTGCTTATTTCTTCTCATGACCTAACTTGTATTCCTTTAAACATCATCACTGATCAATAAAGCCACTCGAAAAAAAAATCACTGATCCTTtgtagccgccgcctcctccttctcctccacaaAAAactagggtttttgcctcccgccgccgccgccgcaggtccgTCTCCTCTCcgatggccttagggccatgggggcgcagtggatctcggcaagggtcggcgggagggctctgtttttaatcgtttctttcagttttgctagggtttgtgtcctgctcaggaagacgagacggcgacggctccctgaagatggaataaaggtctccccgcctagccccagTTCCAgcgatgcgtctagcatcgttggtgggcgtgtggaggtgtgtctccggcggatctatctttggtggatttgctcggatctcgtcgttgttcgtctacgttcgtgtgtcttcggattggatttttctgatctacgttattctttatctgcggcggttgctgttctggtgcgctggtcctacggggccttagcacgacgacttcccgactgtctactacaacaagttgtgcccgactccggcgatggaggggcgatgacggcggcgcgccttcggctcgcttcagtgctggtagttgtcgctaggtggtttacggatctagatgtaatttctattatttctggtattcattgtactgccatgattgaagatgaatagatcagaaattttctcgcaaaaaaaataaaaataaagccaCTCGAAAAAAAATCACTGATCAATAAAAGTGTTGACAAATCTATAAAAAAACCCAGATATTCTCCCCTATGCCTTCCCAGTCCCAGTTCTGACCCGCCAATTGCTCAAGGCACATGGCGCGCTGCTCCGTCGCGAAGCCGCTTACAACCGCCGCCGCGGCTCcgcgcctccctcgccgccgcgctctgctcgttagcgccgccgccgcctccctggcCACGGCAACAACAAGAACGCAGCGGCTGTCCGCCCTATCGAAGCCGCCTAAACCACCGCCTCTCCTCCCGCGCCCAAGGCTCCCCACCTCCAACCACGCCCCCACCAACGACAAGCAAGACGACCGCCGTGAAGCATCGACGGGCGCGGCGTCCTCTGGCTCTGGGTCGCCCTCGGGCGCCGGAGACGTGCTCCGCCTGATGGATGCCCTCGGCGTCGCGCCCGACGAGGACGTCTACGTCTCCCTCCTCAGGGACTCCGTCGACGCCGCCGAGGTCGCCGCCGTGCACGCCCACTTCGACGCCGCACGCGCCGCGCCTGGCCTCCCCCTGCCGCTGGCCAACCGGCTGCTGCTCGCCTACGCGGCCTGCGGCGACATGGCGgccgcccgcaaggtgttcgacgaaATTCCCGTCAAGGACGGCATCACGTGGGCGACCATGGTGTCGGCCTACTCCGATGGGTGTTTCCATGAAGAAGCGCTAAGGCTCTTCACCCGCATGTGCCAAGAAGAACATGGGCTTGCTGGTGATCTGCTCGGCCATGCCATTGTGGCAGTGCTGCGGTCATGTGCTCGGCTGGGCAGATTAAGGGGCTTTGGTGAGCAGGTACATGCGCTCGTCGTCAAGACAAAGAGAGTCTGCGGTGATACCGGTAGTTCGCTGCTGCAGCTGTACATCGCAAGTAATCAGCATGACAGTGCGCGGCAAGTGCTTCAGGCGATGAGGTGTTGTTCCCATGAGCCAGTGCCCGAGGCAGCCTGGACTAGCTTCATGACAGCTTGCCACCGGGACGGACTGCTAGATGAGGCCATCTATGTCTTTAGGGACATGGTGTCCTCCGGAGTCGCCAGGAGCAGCTTCTCCCTGTCGACTATCCTTGCGGTATGTGCAGAATCAGATAACTGCAGGTGTTATGGACAGCAAGTGCATGGCGACGCCATCAAGCACGGCGTGGAAACAGACCAGTTCGTTGTGTCTGGGTTGGTCCACATGTATGCGAAGCAAGGACGGCTTGCAGACGCCGCGAGGGCATTTGAGGCAGTGGGTGGCAAGCCTGACGCGGTGTGCTGGAACGCCATGGCCATGGGGTATGCACGCGGTGGGTGGTACAGAGAGGCCACCAGAATGATGTACCAGATGAAAGCTGCTGGACTGGATCTTCCAGGACTAAATGTGGTTGGAATGGCCTGCTCCAGGTGAGCTGCTGAATGGCATCGTTGACTGCTGCACTGCACATCTATGGTATGATCTGTGCTGAAGAAAGCGGAATACATTTTTATAGAGTAAAAAAGGAGTACCTTAGGGAGGAGAGGACATCTCAAGCTGCTCGAGTAGATCCTCCTGGACTAAATGTTGTTAGAACGGCGTGCTCCGGGTGACCTACCGAATGAGATGCTCGACCTTACTATTTTTCTTTTTAATGAGATCTTTATAGACTAGTATGACATGATCTCCAGAACAGCCAATAAGGATTTACTTAGCTCGCTGCATTATTTGTGTGTATGTATATAGTGTGACGTATATTGCTGGAAATTAGATTATGACACGTCATTATCCAATCATTGAAACTAGCGGTTTGACATGCGCGTTTGCTTAGGTTTAATAATGGTCATTTCATTCAGATTGAATAAATATATACTTTGATGTCATCTCTATCTTTCTTTGACTGCCTTTCTTATGTCGCTTGACCATTGATCTAAGCCAAACATTTATTGGTACACATATAATCTGAAGTTATCAAAACATACTATTCACACAGTTACCATCGGTTGGTTTTTTGTCTGTTTGTTGCACCTATATTTCTTTAGTGTATGTAAAGTAATTACTTGGCATGATTTGTTTCTTTTAACTTTTTTGTTAAACCCTACATCTTAGTCAC comes from Triticum aestivum cultivar Chinese Spring chromosome 5B, IWGSC CS RefSeq v2.1, whole genome shotgun sequence and encodes:
- the LOC123114138 gene encoding pentatricopeptide repeat-containing protein At1g31790 isoform X1; amino-acid sequence: MARCSVAKPLTTAAAAPRLPRRRALLVSAAAASLATATTRTQRLSALSKPPKPPPLLPRPRLPTSNHAPTNDKQDDRREASTGAASSGSGSPSGAGDVLRLMDALGVAPDEDVYVSLLRDSVDAAEVAAVHAHFDAARAAPGLPLPLANRLLLAYAACGDMAAARKVFDEIPVKDGITWATMVSAYSDGCFHEEALRLFTRMCQEEHGLAGDLLGHAIVAVLRSCARLGRLRGFGEQVHALVVKTKRVCGDTGSSLLQLYIASNQHDSARQVLQAMRCCSHEPVPEAAWTSFMTACHRDGLLDEAIYVFRDMVSSGVARSSFSLSTILAVCAESDNCRCYGQQVHGDAIKHGVETDQFVVSGLVHMYAKQGRLADAARAFEAVGGKPDAVCWNAMAMGYARGGWYREATRMMYQMKAAGLDLPGLNVVGMACSRIDACFPILGDGSQGGHEPEGAPLRPQEL
- the LOC123114138 gene encoding pentatricopeptide repeat-containing protein At1g31790 isoform X2, translated to MARCSVAKPLTTAAAAPRLPRRRALLVSAAAASLATATTRTQRLSALSKPPKPPPLLPRPRLPTSNHAPTNDKQDDRREASTGAASSGSGSPSGAGDVLRLMDALGVAPDEDVYVSLLRDSVDAAEVAAVHAHFDAARAAPGLPLPLANRLLLAYAACGDMAAARKVFDEIPVKDGITWATMVSAYSDGCFHEEALRLFTRMCQEEHGLAGDLLGHAIVAVLRSCARLGRLRGFGEQVHALVVKTKRVCGDTGSSLLQLYIASNQHDSARQVLQAMRCCSHEPVPEAAWTSFMTACHRDGLLDEAIYVFRDMVSSGVARSSFSLSTILAVCAESDNCRCYGQQVHGDAIKHGVETDQFVVSGLVHMYAKQGRLADAARAFEAVGGKPDAVCWNAMAMGYARGGWYREATRMMYQMKAAGLDLPGLNVVGMACSRD
- the LOC123114138 gene encoding pentatricopeptide repeat-containing protein At1g31790 isoform X3, with the protein product MARCSVAKPLTTAAAAPRLPRRRALLVSAAAASLATATTRTQRLSALSKPPKPPPLLPRPRLPTSNHAPTNDKQDDRREASTGAASSGSGSPSGAGDVLRLMDALGVAPDEDVYVSLLRDSVDAAEVAAVHAHFDAARAAPGLPLPLANRLLLAYAACGDMAAARKVFDEIPVKDGITWATMVSAYSDGCFHEEALRLFTRMCQEEHGLAGDLLGHAIVAVLRSCARLGRLRGFGEQVHALVVKTKRVCGDTGSSLLQLYIASNQHDSARQVLQAMRCCSHEPVPEAAWTSFMTACHRDGLLDEAIYVFRDMVSSGVARSSFSLSTILAVCAESDNCRCYGQQVHGDAIKHGVETDQFVVSGLVHMYAKQGRLADAARAFEAVGGKPDAVCWNAMAMGYARGGWYREATRMMYQMKAAGLDLPGLNVVGMACSR